A region of the Pseudoprevotella muciniphila genome:
CAATGACTTTACGATAACGTTCATTGGGCATTTTTTTTAGTGCCTCACGAATGTCTATTCGTTGTTCAAGAGTCAAGGCTGTGCTGTGAATCTGCCCGGCTTGATTGTTTAGAGAGGTTGACAAAGGTGAATCTATCAGTTGAGCACGTTTGGCGATAAAAAATCTCACCGAGACAACGCTAACGTATGTCATGAGCGAGCTACGGAACTGAAACTTACGGAACACTTGCCAATCATTTTGAGCCATAAACAGATAGAGTTCACTAACAAGTTCACGCTTGTCAATGTTCCCGTCAAATACGTTTTGAAGTATATACGATAGTAAGGGCGAACACTTCTTAGTAAAGAAGTATTCTAAGACGGATTTGTTGTTGTTTAATATGCCGTCTACAATTTGTCTGTCGCTTAATTTACTATAATCCATCGATGACATGTTCCTCCCTTCTTGAAAGAACTTACACCCGCAAAACATAAATGCGAGTTATGTTTCGTATTTTTTGATATAAGAAAAGCGTGAAGATTTGTTTTGATTCTTCAAACTTCGGGTACTGGAAATAACCTTGCAAATGTGAATCAACAATAACCTCACGCTGTGGAACATATAGCATGTATGCAGCGTGAGGCCACAATAATGTATATATCACAGCGGAGCATTTTGTCGTCCTTACCCTATTTGCATAGAAATTTTCCAGTTTTCGAAGTTTAGGATAAAGCAAACGTTTTCTTAATCATGCGGATTTCTCCCCGCTTGATTTGGCAAATATACAAAAAAATATGAACAAAAAGAGATTTCAAGAAAAAAGAATAATCTTTTTATTTGGTTGAAAGATTGATTGCTATTGCTTTATTTTGCCGTGTTTTTGTCGTAGATTTGCAATAAAATTAGAGAAGTTAATCTATGGCAAAGAAAAAGAAAAAGAACAAAAGACAGCAGACACAGCAGCACCTTTCGCCAGAGCAGTTTATAAAGCAAAAGGCTCGCGCTTTGGAGATAGGGCCTTGCTATCTGACCGACGACCTCACAGATATGAAGGAGGGCTATGTTGTAGTAACGCGTAGGCACACAGGCGGAAGGGTCAGTCTGGCGATGTTCCTCGTGGATGTCTATTGCCTCGGCGTGAAAGACTCGTTCTATCGGCTGAGGATGGACCCGGATGAGTTTGAGGATTTTGTTGAAAACATACCCAGGGTAAAAGAATGTACTTACAATGAGGCGCATAATTGGGTATATGGTTCCATAGCCTTTGCTGAACATTGATATATATGAGTATGATATATACAAGCAGATAAAGGAAATCCTTAAAAGTTTATCCTCCCTTTACCCCTCCATCTGAGTTGGTACGATGACAGAATTGTGGTCAGCCCAAAACAGCTTTTCCTAAGGCGAGACCCAGTTCGCGGGCATTATTGAGGTCGTCCGCTTTAGGCGATTGTTTCCATTCGAGCGTATCGCCCACGAATTGCATCTTCAAATATTCATTCTTTAAGCGTGTCAGGTTTTTGCAAGCAGAATCACATGGTTTTTGCATCGCCCTGACGAATAACCGAACCTGCCGGAACATCGTTGGTCACCCAGATGTTGCCACCGATGACCACGTTGTCGCCTATCGTTATGCGACCGAGGATGGTGGCATTGCTGTAAACCACAATATTGTTGCCCAAAATGGGGTGGCGGGGGATGCCTTTGACAGGATTGCCGTTTTCGTCCAGACAGAAACTCTTGGCACCGAGCGTAACACCCTGATAGAGTTTCACGTTGTTGCCAATGATGCAGGTGGCGCCTATGACAACACCCGTGCCATGATCGATAGTGAAGTGTGTGCCTATCGTGGCACCAGGATGTATGTCTATGCCCGTCTCGCTATGCGCCAGTTCGGTGATGAGGCGGGGAATGAGCGGCACGCCTAAAAGGTGAAGTTCGTGTGCCACGCGATAGTTGGTCAAGGCTTTAATTACAGGATAACAACAGATGATTTCATCGTAGCTCTCTGCTGCTGGGTCGCCATTGTAGGCGGCTTCCACGTCGGTGATGAGTGTTTTCCTGACATCGGGTAGTTTGGCTATCAGTTCTACGGTAATCTCAGCAGCACGCTTTTTCAAGGCATTCTTGTCGTCTGTGCGAGTACAGAAGGCTGCCTCTATTTGCTCAGGCAGAATTTTTCTGAGTCGCTCCACTTCCATACCAACGTGAAAGAGTAGTGAACTTTCGTCCGGCAGGGCATTGCTGTAGAAGGTGGGAAAGAGTACGGCGCGACAAAGACTGACGATTTCCTGCAAGGCGGACTGGGAGGGTAGCGAAACGTCTGGTTTTTCTTCATGGATGATGTCTCTCAGTTGGTCAGGGTCTGAAAGATAGTTAATAGCCTTATTAAGAAGATGTTGTTCTTTATTCACGGAGATGTCTTTTTTTTGTTTTGGGTGCAAAAATACATTAAAAGTCCGAAAAGCTATATGGTTTCAGTCTTTATTCCCACTTGAAGAGGTCGGTGGAGAGATAGCGCTCGCCTGTGTCGGGAAGCAGGGCAACTATGGTCTTACCGCGGTTTTCAGGGCGTTTTGCAAGTCGGATGGCGGCAGCAAGGGCGGCACCGCTCGAAATACCTACGAGCAAACCCTCCGTACGAGCCAGACGTTGGGCTGTCCCAATGGCATCGTCGTTGGAGATACGCACGATTTCATCGATAACTTCCGCATTGAAATTCTTAGGAACGAATCCTGCACCTATGCCTTGTATCTTGTGCGGACCGGCGCTTCCGCCGCTAAGCACGGGCGAACTTTCCGGTTCCACGGCTACGCCCTTCACTTCCGGATTCTTTTCCTTAAGCACAGTCGTTACACCGCTCACCGTGCCGCCAGTGCCAACACCAGCCACGAAAATATCCACACTGCCCTCCGTGTCGTTCCATATCTCTTCGGCAGTAATGCGGTGGGCTGCAGGATTGGCGGGATTGTCGAACTGGCTCAGTATGACACTGTTCGGTGTTGCTGCCTGCAGTTCCTGTGCCTTGGCTATGGCGCCTTTCATGCCCTCGCTGCCGGGTGTGAGCACAATGGTAGCGCCAAGTGCCTGCAAGAGTTTGCGACGCTCCACACTCATGGTCTCGGGCATGGTAAGGACACTCTTGTAGCCTTTCACGCTGCTTACCCAGGCTATGCCAATGCCGGTGTTGCCACTGGTGGGTTCAATGATGGTGCCGCCGGGTTTCAGAATACCGGAACGCTCGGCATCTTCAATCATGGCGAGTGCGATGCGGTCTTTCACACTGCCACCGGGGTTGCTGCGTTCGAGTTTGGCAACAAGGCGGGCTTCGATGCCTTCTGCCTCGGCTGTTTTCCTGAGTTCTACGAGGGGAGTCCCTCCAATGAGTTCTGTGAGATTATTGTAAATCATTATGATAAAAATATTAAGTTGATAAAATGATATGAACTAAAAAAGAGGAACCTTTGCAGGCTCCTCTCTTTATGCTGTTGATTTGTTTTTTGAATAAACAACGTTGATTAGTAACCCGAACCTACGTACTTCACAGTGTTTGGCACGTCCATGAAACAGGCCACAACATCGTATGCACCCTGATGACGGTTTGATGCTGTCATGTAAAGACGGATGATGCCGTATTCAGTGCCGAGATTGTCGTAGATATGGAAGTCGGTGGACTTTTCGCCACGACATTTGCCGCTTCTCACTTTAGCGCCACGATACCATTTCTTCAAGAAATCTTTCATGCCCTTCAATGAAGCCTTTGCGTCCTTTGCATCCATGCAATGTGAAATAGCATCTACTTCATAAACCATCTTCAGGGGCTTGTAGTAGATGATTTCAAGGTCTGCGGGGCGACCGGCAAAGCGACCGATCATGTAGCGCACGTTATTCTTCACTTCCATGGTTTGTGGGTGAACATTGAAACCATGGTTTATCATGCTGTTCTGGAAATTGTCAACATGTCCGTCGATGGCTGTTTCCATAAACATCAGGTGTTGTTGAGAATAACCGAAAAGCACTACGCATGAAAATACCAATAAACTAAGGATACGTTTCATAACAATTTAATTTTGAGATTTTTAGATATTAGGATTAGTTTTGAACGAAAATAATTAATTAAGGTGATGACTACCGGATAAAAAACCGGAAAACCTTTTTTCAAGGGCAAAGATAATAATATTTGCTATTAAAAAAAACTTTTTGTTACAATTTTTCCTTTCTTGAATGTTTTTATCTAATTTTGTCGCAACAGTAACTATAAGTATTATGACAAACAAGGAACTGATGCGGAGGGCAATACAACTCTCTGTGGAAAATGTGAAAAATGGTGGCGGTCCGTTTGGGGCTGTAATAGCCAAGGACGGAGAAATTGTGGCAGAAGGCTGCAACCGGGTTACGGCGAACAACGACCCCACGGCGCACGCTGAAGTAACAGCCATACGAAATGCCTGTCAGAAGTTGGGCACGTTCGACCTCAGCGGATATGAGATATTTACGAGTTGTGAGCCGTGCCCCATGTGTCTCGCTGCCATCTATTGGGCAAGACTCGACAAGATATTTTTTGCCAACAACAAGGATGATGCAGACCGTATAGGTTTCGGCGATGCCTTCATCTACAAGGAAATGGCACTCGACCGAAGCAAGCGCAGCAAACCATCCGTCGTACTCCTGCGCGACGAGGCACTGAAGGCTTTCGAAGAGTGGATGAAAAAAGAGGACAAAGTGGAATACTAAGTCCTCTGATTATAGTCTTTCAGTAGCCACCATAGATACTGAAGTCTTGTTACATTTCAGGCCCTGCTGCATCTATGGCTTGTCTTGTTTCAGCACTCAAACTTGGAAAGAATTTTATTCCTGTGATGCGCTCCACCTGCGAGAGCGAATTAACGTATAGGTCTTTTTTACCACTGCCATCAGTGTTTTTACATACGTAGCAAATGGCACGAGGTTCTGCGCCCAAGCGGAGAATGACTTTAAAAAAGGCTTCTGGAACGGGAATTTGGTTTGGTCCTATGCGCTCGTGTTCGGTTCGATAGAAAATTGGACCACAGACGATGTAGATTTTACCATAGCGCTTCGCCCACTCGCGGCATGATATCTCAATTTGGTTCCATACACCGCTGTTTAAATTATCGTTTTGAGGGCATATATTGCTCAGCAAAAACGTTTCGTACATCGCATCGCTATCCCATTTGTTATCACCTGCAGGACAAAGATGTCCACGAGTCCATCCGCTACCTTTGTAGTCTTGCAGAGTGGCGCGTGGGTAAGGTACTTCTAAATCTTCGCGGAAGGCGTTGTTAGGACGATTCACAGAACCATAGGTATGTTCGGCTGTCAATTGCCATGCTACCCAATTGGGCTGCATAGTTGTTGAGTTGTACGACACCACGTAAGATTTCCTGATAAGTCGCTGTTCGGGTGTGCCTTGTGGATTTTGCTGCCACAATAGTGGATCCGTTTCCTGAGTAGGCGTGTTGGGAATAGGATCACTGGTATCGTTGCAGCCCATCAGTACAGATGCGCAACAAATGAATAAAAGTAATGTGATGAATCTTGTTTTCATTGTTTCCCTCTTTTGATTTGAAAATGATATTACATAGTGGTCTATACCATCATTTGCAAATCTGTTGCCAAAAAGGTGGTTTTTCTCAAAAATCCATGCGATATACGTTTGTATTCCGCTGTTCAAAATTGGATGTTTTGTACAATTCGTTGGCAGCCACGCGTTCAGGGCGGCTCGTCAGGTTGAGTGAAGCGGCACCGAGAATTTTTGCCGATGAAATGGCATATTTTATCATCTGTCGGGCATAGCCGCGCCCGCGAGCCGTTTCGTCCACAACAAGGTCTTCCAGCCATGCTTTGTCGCCCGTGAGCGAAGAGGCAAGGCAGAGGCAACAGGTAGCCATAACCGCTCCCGTCTCGTCGAGCCCCACGAACAGGTGCGTCTGATCATGGGCGATGGTACGCTCAAGGTCTGCCGTGGTCATCTCTGTGAAATGACGCGACAGTTGATGCATCAGGCGGTTGAGGGAGCAAAGAAGCGACGGATCGGCAGCATTTACTTCGGTAATGTGGAGGGTGTTCAGGTGTTGAAGGAGTTCCTTTGCAGAAAGATGGAGGGTGGGGTGTATGAATTCGGGGAAGATCTCGCAGAGCGGTTCTAAGACGAAACGGCGCTCGTGCATGCGGGGATGGGGAAGTGTGAGTTCGGGAGTGTCAACAACGAAATCGTCTATTGCCAGAATATCTATGTCTATGGGCCGGTCATGATAAATACCGTCCGTACTTTTTACAGTGCGCCCTAATTGTCGCTCCACGTCCTGCGTCAGGTGCAGCAATTCCATCGGTCCGAGGTCGGAATGGAACACAGCCGCTGCATTCAGAAAAGTATTGGAGGAAACAAAATCGACAGGCAACGTTTCATAAAAACGCGAGCACCCCTCGAGCGTCATGCCACGCTCTGCGAGTGCTGCGAATGCTGCTTTCATCTGTTGCTTGCGGTTGCCTAAGTTAGCGCCGAGAGCAATGACAACACGATGTTTCATGATTTTTTCTTTGGTGTTTTCAGTCCACTATAAGCAAGGCATCGCCGAAAGGACCGAACTTGTAGCCTTCCTTGATGGCGACATCATAGGCGTGCATCGTTTCGTCGTAGCCGCCGAAGGCTGCCGTCAGCATCAGTTGCGGAGAAATGGGCAGGTTGAAGTTCGACAGAAGCGAATCGCAAACACGGAAGTCGTAGGGTGGATAAATGAATTTGTTGGTCCAGCCGTCGTATTCCTTGATGCGACCGTATGTGCCTACAACTGCGGTTTCAATGGCGCGTTGCACAGAGCAACCTATTGCCAGAATGCGTTGGTTCTTATCGCGAGCCTCGTTCACACGTTCTACGCAGGGCGTGTCAACTATCATTTGTTCGCTGTCAACCTTGTTCTTCG
Encoded here:
- a CDS encoding RNA polymerase sigma factor, coding for MSSMDYSKLSDRQIVDGILNNNKSVLEYFFTKKCSPLLSYILQNVFDGNIDKRELVSELYLFMAQNDWQVFRKFQFRSSLMTYVSVVSVRFFIAKRAQLIDSPLSTSLNNQAGQIHSTALTLEQRIDIREALKKMPNERYRKVIEILDLQDVRPELLAEEMNVTVDNLYNIHRRALVQLRLVMGRKEDWV
- a CDS encoding serine O-acetyltransferase, which gives rise to MSVNKEQHLLNKAINYLSDPDQLRDIIHEEKPDVSLPSQSALQEIVSLCRAVLFPTFYSNALPDESSLLFHVGMEVERLRKILPEQIEAAFCTRTDDKNALKKRAAEITVELIAKLPDVRKTLITDVEAAYNGDPAAESYDEIICCYPVIKALTNYRVAHELHLLGVPLIPRLITELAHSETGIDIHPGATIGTHFTIDHGTGVVIGATCIIGNNVKLYQGVTLGAKSFCLDENGNPVKGIPRHPILGNNIVVYSNATILGRITIGDNVVIGGNIWVTNDVPAGSVIRQGDAKTM
- the cysK gene encoding cysteine synthase A, which gives rise to MIYNNLTELIGGTPLVELRKTAEAEGIEARLVAKLERSNPGGSVKDRIALAMIEDAERSGILKPGGTIIEPTSGNTGIGIAWVSSVKGYKSVLTMPETMSVERRKLLQALGATIVLTPGSEGMKGAIAKAQELQAATPNSVILSQFDNPANPAAHRITAEEIWNDTEGSVDIFVAGVGTGGTVSGVTTVLKEKNPEVKGVAVEPESSPVLSGGSAGPHKIQGIGAGFVPKNFNAEVIDEIVRISNDDAIGTAQRLARTEGLLVGISSGAALAAAIRLAKRPENRGKTIVALLPDTGERYLSTDLFKWE
- a CDS encoding nucleoside deaminase, which produces MTNKELMRRAIQLSVENVKNGGGPFGAVIAKDGEIVAEGCNRVTANNDPTAHAEVTAIRNACQKLGTFDLSGYEIFTSCEPCPMCLAAIYWARLDKIFFANNKDDADRIGFGDAFIYKEMALDRSKRSKPSVVLLRDEALKAFEEWMKKEDKVEY
- a CDS encoding DNA/RNA non-specific endonuclease; the encoded protein is MKTRFITLLLFICCASVLMGCNDTSDPIPNTPTQETDPLLWQQNPQGTPEQRLIRKSYVVSYNSTTMQPNWVAWQLTAEHTYGSVNRPNNAFREDLEVPYPRATLQDYKGSGWTRGHLCPAGDNKWDSDAMYETFLLSNICPQNDNLNSGVWNQIEISCREWAKRYGKIYIVCGPIFYRTEHERIGPNQIPVPEAFFKVILRLGAEPRAICYVCKNTDGSGKKDLYVNSLSQVERITGIKFFPSLSAETRQAIDAAGPEM
- the folK gene encoding 2-amino-4-hydroxy-6-hydroxymethyldihydropteridine diphosphokinase produces the protein MKHRVVIALGANLGNRKQQMKAAFAALAERGMTLEGCSRFYETLPVDFVSSNTFLNAAAVFHSDLGPMELLHLTQDVERQLGRTVKSTDGIYHDRPIDIDILAIDDFVVDTPELTLPHPRMHERRFVLEPLCEIFPEFIHPTLHLSAKELLQHLNTLHITEVNAADPSLLCSLNRLMHQLSRHFTEMTTADLERTIAHDQTHLFVGLDETGAVMATCCLCLASSLTGDKAWLEDLVVDETARGRGYARQMIKYAISSAKILGAASLNLTSRPERVAANELYKTSNFEQRNTNVYRMDF